From a single Ooceraea biroi isolate clonal line C1 chromosome 12, Obir_v5.4, whole genome shotgun sequence genomic region:
- the LOC113563147 gene encoding uncharacterized protein LOC113563147: MPHVLLDEVTKLSMLRTLESGRYLSMGFRSGPVRVSTASEHDQALVAIKTAPQLEKPRYVIFALQTGRKNVPNEDITVFNDCKLINVKLYLNSECYPYDDMNLDFDRGRYAILYEMYSRFRKAYYGCDCDETFLTTINFLIRGPFVVIDCSRQKESIKSATVDVRLEFDCKENVPDNTTAYCLIIHDRVVEYSPLTNVVRRIT; this comes from the coding sequence ATGCCGCACGTGCTGTTGGATGAAGTCACTAAGCTATCGATGCTGCGCACCTTGGAGAGCGGACGATACCTCAGCATGGGGTTCCGATCGGGACCTGTACGAGTATCCACTGCTTCAGAGCACGACCAAGCACTCGTGGCTATTAAGACCGCGCCGCAACTTGAGAAGCCGCGATACGTGATCTTCGCGTTGCAGACTGGACGAAAAAATGTACCGAACGAAGACATTACCGTATTCAACGACTGCAAACTCATCAACGTGAAACTGTATCTGAACTCGGAATGTTATCCGTACGACGACATGAATTTGGATTTCGACAGAGGCAGATATGCCATCCTTTACGAGATGTACTCGCGTTTCCGTAAGGCGTATTATGGATGTGATTGCGACGAAACGTTCCTGACCACTATCAATTTCCTTATTCGCGGACCTTTCGTGGTTatcgattgttcgcgacaGAAAGAGTCGATCAAGAGCGCCACCGTGGACGTGCGCTTGGAATTTGATTGCAAGGAGAACGTACCGGATAATACGACGGCCTACTGTCTCATCATACACGATCGCGTGGTCGAATACAGCCCGTTGACCAACGTTGTGCGCAGAATCACCTAA